The following proteins are co-located in the Apium graveolens cultivar Ventura chromosome 5, ASM990537v1, whole genome shotgun sequence genome:
- the LOC141724078 gene encoding uncharacterized protein LOC141724078: MASTSPSRNIDSNTVSEALASYLAAEKKYELLVPGTALQVISGPFTDFTGMLEEVDSETGKLKVSLSIFGKTTFVEFDVGEVIKLEY; this comes from the exons ATGGCTTCAACTTCGCCTTCGAG GAATATTGATAGTAATACTGTATCTGAGGCACTTGCTAGTTATCTTGCTGCAGAAAAGAAATATGAGCTCCTAGTTCCAGGTACTGCACTTCAAGTTATATCAGGCCCATTTACAGATTTCACAGGCATGCTTGAGGAGGTAGACAGTGAAACGGGGAAG CTTAAAGTATCGTTGAGCATTTTTGGGAAGACGACCTTTGTGGAGTTTGATGTGGGTGAAGTTATAAAACTGGAGTACTGA